From the genome of Thunnus thynnus chromosome 1, fThuThy2.1, whole genome shotgun sequence, one region includes:
- the cbfa2t3 gene encoding protein CBFA2T3 isoform X1 yields the protein MSAEVHLEHQKKADLRAGSSSSAAFAPRVPTVTLISHRELRDKHTAHRPQRGRLDPNLAASSHYRYSEGSRVQKVGTMPDSPADVKTQPRSTPPTMPPPPPAVSQVTNRNASFTPTTSKSMLNGSSHSPTSLNGAPSTPNGFSNGPAMSSTASLSNQQLPPACGARQLCKLKRFLTTLQQFGNDISPEIGERVRSLVLGLVNSTLTIEEFHSKLHEATNFPLRPFVIPFLKANLPLLQRELLHCARLAKQTPAQYLAQHEQLLLDANANSPLDSSEIMLEMNEHGKRRTPDRTKDSSERDGLHPEHLAKRPCTISPSQRFSPSTVLPAHPPPNGLPTHPPNGLPHPPNPQMGPQHYRLEDMALAHQYRDAYRHNEHRDARDRHRQTAVHGARQEEVIDHRLTDREWAEEWKHLDNLLNCIMDMVEKTRRSLTVLRRCQEADREEMNHWIRRYSDVEEMKKGGSNGQHCLPPPPPHHNSSSNTASSSEALPIGTSSAAERQTGRQTEIHRDFLHRPPSGYLPEEIWRKAGTTSIPLSPALKHLQNKQEEAVNEVKRQAMSELQKAVSDAERKAHEMISAERSKMERALAEAKRQASEDALTVINQQEDSSESCWNCGRKASETCSGCNTARYCGSFCQHKDWEKHHHVCGQGLQGLPGGSSVPLGTPSSSSASSSAPPTHSESTPPGPLSLAGQSSIAAGAGSGSGSVSASPKESSSSSASRSTTPATPALLDATSR from the exons GCAGCAGAGTGCAGAAGGTTGGAACAATGCCAGATTCACCTGCGGATGTGAAAACCCAGCCCAGGTCCACCCCACCCACCATGCCTCCTCCACCCCCGGCTGTCAGCCAAGTAACCAATCGCAACGCTTCATTCACCCCAACCACCAGTAAATCAA TGCTGAATGGGAGCAGCCACTCTCCTACATCACTGAACGGTGCTCCATCCACTCCTAACGGCTTCAGTAACGGGCCGGCCATGTCCTCAACGGCCTCGCTGTCCAACCAGCAGCTCCCGCCAGCCTGTGGTGCCCGGCAACTCTGCAAGCTGAAGCGCTTCCTGACCACACTGCAGCAGTTTGGAAACGACATATCGCCTGAGATTGGAGAGAGAGTGCGTAGCCTTGTGCTGGGGCTGGTG AACTCCACTCTCACCATTGAAGAGTTTCACTCCAAACTTCATGAAGCCACCAACTTCCCTCTGAGGCCTTTCGTCATTCCCTTCCTGAAG GCAAACCTGCCCCTGCTGCAGAGAGAATTGCTCCACTGTGCCAGGTTGGCCAAGCAGACTCCAGCTCAGTATCTGGCCCAACACGAGCAGCTTCTCTTGGACGCCAATGCCAACTCGCCCCTCGATTCCTCCGAGATCATGCTGGAGATGAATGAGCACGGCAAGAGAAGAACCCCTGACAG GACCAAAGACAGCTCAGAGAGAGATGGCTTGCATCCGGAGCACCTGGCCAAAAGGCCCTGTACCATCAGCCCCAGCCAACGCTTCAGCCCTAGCACGGTTCTTCCTGCTCACCCGCCTCCCAACGGCCTCCCCACACACCCTCCCAATGGCCTGCCCCACCCACCCAACCCCCAAATGGGTCCCCAGCACTACCGCTTAGAGGACATGGCCCTTGCACACCAATACAGAGACGCTTACAGACATAATGAACATCGTGACGCTCGGGACAGGCACCGGCAGACAG CAGTGCATGGAGCCCGCCAAGAGGAGGTCATTGACCACCGTCTAACAGATCGAGAGTGGGCAGAGGAATGGAAGCACCTTGATAAT CTCCTGAACTGTATCATGGACATGGTGGAGAAGACCCGCCGCTCTCTGACAGTGTTGCGGCGCTGCCAGGAGGCCGACCGAGAGGAGATGAATCACTGGATTCGGCGCTACAGCGACGTGGAGGAGATGAAAAAAGGTGGGAGCAACGGACAGCActgccttcctcctcctcctcctcaccacaACTCCTCCTCCAACACAGCTAGCAGCAGCGAGGCACTGCCCATAGGAACTTCCTCGGCTGCTGaaaggcagacaggcagacagacag AAATCCACCGAGACTTCTTACACAGGCCTCCCTCAGGATACCTGCCAGAAGAAATCTGGAGGAAAGCTG GTACTACAAGCATCCCGCTCTCCCCAGCACTAAAGCATCTCCAAAACAAGCAGG aggaaGCAGTGAATGAGGTGAAGCGACAGGCGATGTCAGAGCTGCAGAAGGCAGTGTCGGACGCTGAGAGGAAGGCTCATGAGATGATTTCAGCAGAACGCTCTAAAATGGAGAGGGCGCTGGCCGAGGCCAAGAGGCAAGCCTCTGAGGATGCACTAACAGTCATCAACCAGCAGGAGGATTCCAGTGAA AGCTGCTGGAACTGCGGGAGGAAAGCCAGTGAGACGTGCAGCGGCTGCAACACAGCTCGCTACTGCGGCTCCTTCTGCCAACACAAAGACTGGGAGAAGCACCACCATGTTTGTGGTCAAGGCCTGCAGGGCCTGCCAGGGGGCAGCAGTGTCCCTCTAGGCACCCCCTCCTCGTCCTCAGCGTCCTCCAGTGCACCCCCCACCCACTCGGAGAGCACCCCTCCAGGACCACTGTCCCTGGCAGGCCAGAGCAGTATTGCGGCAGGGGCTGGCAGTGGCAGTGGAAGTGTTTCTGCCAGCCCCAAGGAGAGCAGTTCCAGCAGTGCCTCTCGCTCCACAACCCCAGCTACCCCCGCCCTACTAGACGCCACTTCTCGCTGA
- the cbfa2t3 gene encoding protein CBFA2T3 isoform X3: MSAEVHLEHQKKADLRAGSSSSAAFAPRVPTVTLISHRELRDKHTAHRPQRGRLDPNLAASSHYRYSEGSRVQKVGTMPDSPADVKTQPRSTPPTMPPPPPAVSQVTNRNASFTPTTSKSMLNGSSHSPTSLNGAPSTPNGFSNGPAMSSTASLSNQQLPPACGARQLCKLKRFLTTLQQFGNDISPEIGERVRSLVLGLVNSTLTIEEFHSKLHEATNFPLRPFVIPFLKANLPLLQRELLHCARLAKQTPAQYLAQHEQLLLDANANSPLDSSEIMLEMNEHGKRRTPDRTKDSSERDGLHPEHLAKRPCTISPSQRFSPSTVLPAHPPPNGLPTHPPNGLPHPPNPQMGPQHYRLEDMALAHQYRDAYRHNEHRDARDRHRQTAVHGARQEEVIDHRLTDREWAEEWKHLDNLLNCIMDMVEKTRRSLTVLRRCQEADREEMNHWIRRYSDVEEMKKGGSNGQHCLPPPPPHHNSSSNTASSSEALPIGTSSAAERQTGRQTEIHRDFLHRPPSGYLPEEIWRKAEEAVNEVKRQAMSELQKAVSDAERKAHEMISAERSKMERALAEAKRQASEDALTVINQQEDSSESCWNCGRKASETCSGCNTARYCGSFCQHKDWEKHHHVCGQGLQGLPGGSSVPLGTPSSSSASSSAPPTHSESTPPGPLSLAGQSSIAAGAGSGSGSVSASPKESSSSSASRSTTPATPALLDATSR, encoded by the exons GCAGCAGAGTGCAGAAGGTTGGAACAATGCCAGATTCACCTGCGGATGTGAAAACCCAGCCCAGGTCCACCCCACCCACCATGCCTCCTCCACCCCCGGCTGTCAGCCAAGTAACCAATCGCAACGCTTCATTCACCCCAACCACCAGTAAATCAA TGCTGAATGGGAGCAGCCACTCTCCTACATCACTGAACGGTGCTCCATCCACTCCTAACGGCTTCAGTAACGGGCCGGCCATGTCCTCAACGGCCTCGCTGTCCAACCAGCAGCTCCCGCCAGCCTGTGGTGCCCGGCAACTCTGCAAGCTGAAGCGCTTCCTGACCACACTGCAGCAGTTTGGAAACGACATATCGCCTGAGATTGGAGAGAGAGTGCGTAGCCTTGTGCTGGGGCTGGTG AACTCCACTCTCACCATTGAAGAGTTTCACTCCAAACTTCATGAAGCCACCAACTTCCCTCTGAGGCCTTTCGTCATTCCCTTCCTGAAG GCAAACCTGCCCCTGCTGCAGAGAGAATTGCTCCACTGTGCCAGGTTGGCCAAGCAGACTCCAGCTCAGTATCTGGCCCAACACGAGCAGCTTCTCTTGGACGCCAATGCCAACTCGCCCCTCGATTCCTCCGAGATCATGCTGGAGATGAATGAGCACGGCAAGAGAAGAACCCCTGACAG GACCAAAGACAGCTCAGAGAGAGATGGCTTGCATCCGGAGCACCTGGCCAAAAGGCCCTGTACCATCAGCCCCAGCCAACGCTTCAGCCCTAGCACGGTTCTTCCTGCTCACCCGCCTCCCAACGGCCTCCCCACACACCCTCCCAATGGCCTGCCCCACCCACCCAACCCCCAAATGGGTCCCCAGCACTACCGCTTAGAGGACATGGCCCTTGCACACCAATACAGAGACGCTTACAGACATAATGAACATCGTGACGCTCGGGACAGGCACCGGCAGACAG CAGTGCATGGAGCCCGCCAAGAGGAGGTCATTGACCACCGTCTAACAGATCGAGAGTGGGCAGAGGAATGGAAGCACCTTGATAAT CTCCTGAACTGTATCATGGACATGGTGGAGAAGACCCGCCGCTCTCTGACAGTGTTGCGGCGCTGCCAGGAGGCCGACCGAGAGGAGATGAATCACTGGATTCGGCGCTACAGCGACGTGGAGGAGATGAAAAAAGGTGGGAGCAACGGACAGCActgccttcctcctcctcctcctcaccacaACTCCTCCTCCAACACAGCTAGCAGCAGCGAGGCACTGCCCATAGGAACTTCCTCGGCTGCTGaaaggcagacaggcagacagacag AAATCCACCGAGACTTCTTACACAGGCCTCCCTCAGGATACCTGCCAGAAGAAATCTGGAGGAAAGCTG aggaaGCAGTGAATGAGGTGAAGCGACAGGCGATGTCAGAGCTGCAGAAGGCAGTGTCGGACGCTGAGAGGAAGGCTCATGAGATGATTTCAGCAGAACGCTCTAAAATGGAGAGGGCGCTGGCCGAGGCCAAGAGGCAAGCCTCTGAGGATGCACTAACAGTCATCAACCAGCAGGAGGATTCCAGTGAA AGCTGCTGGAACTGCGGGAGGAAAGCCAGTGAGACGTGCAGCGGCTGCAACACAGCTCGCTACTGCGGCTCCTTCTGCCAACACAAAGACTGGGAGAAGCACCACCATGTTTGTGGTCAAGGCCTGCAGGGCCTGCCAGGGGGCAGCAGTGTCCCTCTAGGCACCCCCTCCTCGTCCTCAGCGTCCTCCAGTGCACCCCCCACCCACTCGGAGAGCACCCCTCCAGGACCACTGTCCCTGGCAGGCCAGAGCAGTATTGCGGCAGGGGCTGGCAGTGGCAGTGGAAGTGTTTCTGCCAGCCCCAAGGAGAGCAGTTCCAGCAGTGCCTCTCGCTCCACAACCCCAGCTACCCCCGCCCTACTAGACGCCACTTCTCGCTGA